GACCGCGAGCAACCTGCCCATGCCGCTGATGCTCCTGCCATTCTTCGGCAGTGGCTTCGTCCCCACTGACTCCATGCCCGACGGGCTGCGCTGGTTCGCCGAATATCAGCCGTTCACGTCGATCATCGAGACCCTACGCGGCCTGCTGACGGGCGGACCGATCGGCAACAATGCGTGGATCGCCCTCGCCTGGTGCGCGGTCATCGCATTCGGCGGATACCTGTGGTCGAAGAAGCTGTTCAATCGCGAGGATTCGCGTTGATCCCGTAACCGAATGAACGATGCGGCACAGACTTTCGGTGATCACCCCCGAGAGGACAGCTGTCCCGGCAGTAGGAAAAACGACCTTTCCCAGTTCATGGTGATCACCATGTGCTGATCGCGCACGGGTCATCACGAATGACCCCGATCGGCGACGGCTGCATCATCATCGGCCGCGCGACATTTATCGCCCCATCCCGGCATTCCTGCCGATATCAACCATCGCCACAACGCGCCCTGATCAACCATGCCTCCGGCATCGCCGTTGTCCGAGTCAGTCGGCGAGCAGAAACGACAGCGATTACGCCTGGCACCATCGCCACGAGAGGAAATTCATGAACCACCCGATCTCCATTCCGCACGGCCTCCCCATGGAACGCGATGCGGGCCCCTTCGATCCGCCCCGCGCCATCACCCGACTCCGGGAGGCTCGTCCCGTCAGCCCCATGGTCTTCCCCGACGGTCACGAGGGCTGGCTCATCACCGGTTACGACGCCGTCCGCAAGGCCATGGCCGACACCCGATTCAGCTCCCGCCAGGACATCGGCGTCCTCCACGTACCGTGGGAGATCCCCGGCATGCCCACCTTCACCGAACCGTCCCCGCAGCCGCCGGGCATGTTCATCGCCATGGACCCGCCGGACCACACCCGACTGCGACGCAGGCTCACCGGAGCCTTCACCGTCAGACGGATGAAGCAGCTCGAAGCACACATCGCCGAAATCGTCGAGCATCGGCTGGCCGCGATGGCTCGCCTTACTCCGCCGGTCGACCTGGTGGCGGAATTCGCGGTTCCGGTGCCGTTGCTGGTGATCTGTGAGCTCCTCGGCGTCCCCTACGCGGACCGGCAGGAATTTCAGGCCCGCTCCGCGAGATTCCTCGTCAAGGACCTGCCGCTCGAGGAGAAGATGGCCGTGCACGGCGCACTCAACACCTACCTGACCGAACTGATCACGCGCACTCGCACCGCTCCCGGCGAGAACATCCTGTCCGACCTGGCCCGCCAGGAGGACCTCACCATCGACGAACTGACCGGCATCGCCTTCCTGCTGCTGCTCGCGGGCCACGAGACCACCGCCAACATGCTGGGGCTGGGCACCTTCGCACTCTTAGAAGATCCCGAGCAGGCCGACGAACTGCGGGCCCGTCCCGAGCTGTTACCCGATGCCGTCGAGGAACTCCTGCGCTCGCTGTCCGTCGTCGACATCCTTCTCCGCTATGCCACGGAGGACATCGAGCTCGGCGGGGAGACGATCAGCAGAGGATCGAGCGTCATCATCTCGATGCTGGCCGCCAACCGGGACCCCCGACGCTTCGAAGACCCCGACGCCCTGGACATCCGCCGCCGGGCCCGCGGTCATCTCTCCTTCGGCCACGGCATCCACCAGTGTCTCGGCCAACAGCTGGCCCGCATCGAGATGCGCGCCGGTTTCGAGGGACTCCTGCATCGCTTCCCGACCTTGAAACTCGCCGTCCCCGCCGATGCGGTGCGGCTCAAGACCGACATGAACATCTACGGCGTCCATGAACTGCCGGTCACCTGGGATCAGGGGAGGGGATGAAACCCGGCTAGACCATTCGCTCGGACATTCGACCGCTTCTCGGCGACGGCAGGCCGTCGGCACCGAGGGGACGAGGGGACGCGGGAGTCCTCTGCTGATTCCGGCTGGCCTCGACTCGACGACGACGTCGGCAGAAGAAGAACACGCTGCGGGACGACGTCGACATGTCGTCGGAGGGGGACACCGCACGCGGTGCGGCCCGAGTTCGCCCGCCGCAACTGGTCCGAGGGCCGCAAAACGGGCTTGAGTCTCACGCTGCTTGAGGCGCCATAGTGGGCGCCGTGGACGACAAGGAGCTGTACCCCATCGGGGATGTGGCCCGGCGGACTGGCCTGAGCGTCAGCGCCGTCCGGTTCTACTCCGATGCCGGGCTCGTTCCGCCCGACGGCCATACGAGCGTGGGCTACCGGCTGTACGACGTCGGCTCCATCGCCCGACTGGAACTCGTCCGCACGCTCCGCGAACTGGGCGCCAGCCTGAATGACATCCGGAGTCTGCTCGCCGAGGAGACCACGCTGCACGAGTTGGCCAGGACGCATCTGGCGCTCGTCGAGCGCCAGACGCGTCGGCTCCAGGCCAGACGGGCCGTCCTCCGCACCATCGTGAGACAAGACAGCGCGACCGAACGGATTGCTCTCATGCACAAGCTCGCGGCCATGTCCGACGACGACCGAGATCAGCTCATCGACGAGTTCTGGGATGAGGTCAGTGACGGCCTCCCGGTACACCCCGCCTACACCAGGCTGCTGCATCAGATGCGCCCGAAGCTTCCGGAGGAACCCACCACTGAACAACTCGAAGCCTGGATCGAATTGGCCGACATGGTCCGGGACGCCGACTTCCGACGCGAGGTCCGCCGGTTCTTCCACGACAGCTTCGCCGGTGACAAGGCACTACAGGTGACCTCGCCGGAGATGCTGAAGCGGCTGGAGGAACAGGGGGCGATCGAGCAGGAGATCGGGGCAGCCCGCACGTCCGGGCTCCCGGTGGACTCGCCCCGCGCCCGTGAGCTCGCCGAGCGGCTCGTGAAAGCCACGACCGAGTTCACTGCCGAGATCACCGGCGAGTACGACGCCGACGAGACGCGCCGCTACCTGGCTTCGGGGCCGGACACCACGACCGAGTCATACGAACGCGCCCAGGAGTTCGTCTCCCGCTTCACCGGTGTACTCGACCGGTATCTGGCGCTGACCGCGACGATCAGCGGATCGCCGCAGCCGGACCCGACGGACGCCGACGCGAATGAGGCGTGGATCTCTGCCGTACTCACGCACTTCGCGTCGCCCCAGCCGCGTACGGAACTCGCCCCAGAGCGGTGAGGAGGAGTCTGCGTCACAGGTGGCCGGTTGACCTACAGGCCTGCCGGTCGTGACAGGCGCGCCTATGCCACGACGAGGACGCCGCTGGTGACGGTGAGTCGGTACGCGCTGGAGTCGGCGGCGGCGTTCGTCTCGCCGCCGCCGTGCAGTCACACCAACGCCGGGCGAGGGATCCCAGGTCGTGGGCACGGTGCCCGCCGGCACCAGGCGGTCCTTGTCGAGCGAGGTGACCTCCGTGATCGCTCAGCACGCTGCTCCAGCGCCATGCCCGACAGCCGTCCTGATCAGAAGGCGTCCAGCCCGGTGAGCTCGCTGGAGAGCGTCCAGAGCCGCTCCGCCGCAGCCGGGTCGATCGCCCACGGCTTGACGCCGCCGACCAGCATGTCGTCCGAGGTGGCGGGCTCGGCGACATCGCAGTCCTGGCAGTAGGCACCGCCCCGGTCGCCCAGCAGGGGTGACGTCGCCGCCCACACGGCGGTCGCCGCGCCCTGTTCGGGGGTCTTGAAGCCTGCGACGGGCTCGCCGTCGGACGTCACCCAGCCCTGCTCGAACCATTGCGAGCGAGGGATGTGGCGTTGCAACGGCGTCAGGATGCTGCCCGGGTGCACGGCGAAGGAGTTCAGGCCCAGGTCGCTGCCGAGGCGGTCGAGATGCACGGCGAACAGGGCGTTGGCGGTCTTGGACTGGGCGTATGCCAGCCACCGGTCGTAGCCGGCACGGAAGTGGAGGTCCGTCCAGCGGATGTCGGACAGGAAGTGCCCGGACGAGGCCACCGTGACCACCCGCGACCCGGATGAGGTCAGCGCGGGCCGCAGGCGGTTGACGAGAGCGAAGTGCCCCAGGTGATTGATCGCGAAGTGTGCCTCCCAGCCGGCGCCGACGCTCGACTGCGGACAGGCCATCACGCCCGCGCCGTTGATGAGCAGGTCCAACGGACGACCGGACTCGAGGACTCGCTCAGCGAAGACTCGCACGCTGTCCAGGTCTGCCAGATCGAGTGCGTGCACCTCGGTTCTGGGCAGGTCGCGCAGCGCGGCCTCGGCCGCAGCCGGTCGACGAGCGGGAACGATGACGTGTGCTCCGGCGCGGACCAGCGCACGGCTGGTCGCCAGGCCGAGCCCGGAATACCCGCCGGTGACCAGCGCGGTGGTGCCGGTCAGGTCGATCTGGGCGAGGACGTCGTCGGCCGTGCTGTGGGCACCGAGGCCGGTGCCGATCTTCTGCTGTCTCGTGGTCACAGCGCGACGCTAGGATCTAGAGTGCACCCTAGGTCAAGGTATCGTTCGGTCCCGTGAGCGGAGAGTCGAGCGGCCTGTCCATCGGGACGGTCGCCGAACGGACCGGGCTGGGCGTGCACGCGCTGCGGTACTTCGAGCGTGAAGGGCTGTTCCTGCGGGAGATCCCCCGCACCAACGGCGGGCAGCGGGTCTATGACCAGGCGGATGTGGACTGGCTGATGTTGTGCGGCAGGCTGCGCGACTCCGGCATGTCGATCGCCACGCTCAGGAAGTTCGCCGGGCTCGTCCGGTCCGGCCCGGGTAACGAGCAGGCTCGCCTGGCGCTGTTGCAGGAGCATGAACGCAGCGTGCAGGCCAGGATCGACGCCCTGACCGCAAGCCTGGGGATCATCCACGGCAAGGTGGTCACCTACGAACGGCATGTTCGCGAGGGAACGGCCGTGGGACTCTGGTCCCCGAACTCGGCGGACTGACCCGCCGGGCATTCGATGAACCGGGTCATCTGACCGAGGACTCTTCCGAGGGCATCGGCTTCGCGGCGAGCCGGGGCCTCATAGTGGGAGGAAACGGACTTTCCGCCGGTGACCTCGGTCTCTCCGAGCGGTGATGCATGAATCCGCGCAGAAGTCCAGACGCCTACCACGACTGTATCCGCCTGGCATCTCCGTAGAATCAGCCCACATGAATAACGCAGCCCCTTCTGGCGGGGCAGCCGCGCGGAGCGACTCGAACGACGGGTCCTCGACAGCCCTGATGGCGGCCCGACCGGAGGCGCAGGAGTCGACCGAGGAGAAGTCGGCCAACGACTTCGCCCAGCTCGCTCGGCGGATCAACGACGCGGGCCTGCTCGATCGACGGCCCGTCTACTACG
The Actinoalloteichus fjordicus DNA segment above includes these coding regions:
- a CDS encoding cytochrome P450; the protein is MNHPISIPHGLPMERDAGPFDPPRAITRLREARPVSPMVFPDGHEGWLITGYDAVRKAMADTRFSSRQDIGVLHVPWEIPGMPTFTEPSPQPPGMFIAMDPPDHTRLRRRLTGAFTVRRMKQLEAHIAEIVEHRLAAMARLTPPVDLVAEFAVPVPLLVICELLGVPYADRQEFQARSARFLVKDLPLEEKMAVHGALNTYLTELITRTRTAPGENILSDLARQEDLTIDELTGIAFLLLLAGHETTANMLGLGTFALLEDPEQADELRARPELLPDAVEELLRSLSVVDILLRYATEDIELGGETISRGSSVIISMLAANRDPRRFEDPDALDIRRRARGHLSFGHGIHQCLGQQLARIEMRAGFEGLLHRFPTLKLAVPADAVRLKTDMNIYGVHELPVTWDQGRG
- a CDS encoding MerR family transcriptional regulator — translated: MDDKELYPIGDVARRTGLSVSAVRFYSDAGLVPPDGHTSVGYRLYDVGSIARLELVRTLRELGASLNDIRSLLAEETTLHELARTHLALVERQTRRLQARRAVLRTIVRQDSATERIALMHKLAAMSDDDRDQLIDEFWDEVSDGLPVHPAYTRLLHQMRPKLPEEPTTEQLEAWIELADMVRDADFRREVRRFFHDSFAGDKALQVTSPEMLKRLEEQGAIEQEIGAARTSGLPVDSPRARELAERLVKATTEFTAEITGEYDADETRRYLASGPDTTTESYERAQEFVSRFTGVLDRYLALTATISGSPQPDPTDADANEAWISAVLTHFASPQPRTELAPER
- a CDS encoding oxidoreductase gives rise to the protein MTTRQQKIGTGLGAHSTADDVLAQIDLTGTTALVTGGYSGLGLATSRALVRAGAHVIVPARRPAAAEAALRDLPRTEVHALDLADLDSVRVFAERVLESGRPLDLLINGAGVMACPQSSVGAGWEAHFAINHLGHFALVNRLRPALTSSGSRVVTVASSGHFLSDIRWTDLHFRAGYDRWLAYAQSKTANALFAVHLDRLGSDLGLNSFAVHPGSILTPLQRHIPRSQWFEQGWVTSDGEPVAGFKTPEQGAATAVWAATSPLLGDRGGAYCQDCDVAEPATSDDMLVGGVKPWAIDPAAAERLWTLSSELTGLDAF
- a CDS encoding MerR family transcriptional regulator, with protein sequence MSGESSGLSIGTVAERTGLGVHALRYFEREGLFLREIPRTNGGQRVYDQADVDWLMLCGRLRDSGMSIATLRKFAGLVRSGPGNEQARLALLQEHERSVQARIDALTASLGIIHGKVVTYERHVREGTAVGLWSPNSAD